The following are encoded together in the Bos taurus isolate L1 Dominette 01449 registration number 42190680 breed Hereford chromosome 17, ARS-UCD2.0, whole genome shotgun sequence genome:
- the LOC112442019 gene encoding syncytin-B-like: MSARIGTGTAGLTTSLNYYQSLSEDLTDSLEEIANSLITIQNQLDSLATMVLQNRRGLDLTAEKGGLCLFLEEACWFYTNKSGIVKEAARNLTNGLENTPTHQQYMGKLGSLTSLHQPNYLQATSNSI, encoded by the exons ATGTCTGCTAGGATTGGGACAGGGACCGCAGGACTCACAACCTCTTTAAATTACTATCAAAGCCTTTCTGAAGACCTCACTGACAGCCTAGAAGAAATAGCTAACAGCCTTATCACTATCCAAAACCAGCTAGATTCCCTGGCAACCATGGTCCTCCAAAACAGAAGAGGATTAGACCTCACAGCAGAAAAAGGAGGCCTATGCCTATTTTTGGAGGAAGCCTGTTGGTTCTACACCAATAAATCAGGCATTGTGAAGGAAGCAGCAAGAAATCTGACAAACGGCCTCGAGAATACGCCAACACATCAGCAGTACATGGGAAAACTGG GATCGCTTACAAGCCTTCACCAACCAAACTATCTACAAGCTACTTCGAACTCAATCTGA